In Numida meleagris isolate 19003 breed g44 Domestic line chromosome 3, NumMel1.0, whole genome shotgun sequence, the following are encoded in one genomic region:
- the GLO1 gene encoding lactoylglutathione lyase — MAEPSGLSDEAAYGACSEPDPSTKDFMFQQTMLRVKDPKKSLDFYTRVLGMTLLQKFDFPPMKFSLYFLGYEDKNDIPKDKAERTSWTFSRKATLELTHNWGTENDEKQSYHNGNSDPRGFGHIGIAVPDVNKACKRFEELGVKFVKKPDDGKMKGLAFVQDPDGYWIEILNPKHMVTLT; from the exons ATGGCGGAACCGAGCGGTCTGAGTGATGAGGCTGCCTATGGCGCCTGCTCGGAGCCGGATCCCAGCACGAAG GATTTTATGTTCCAGCAGACAATGCTAAGAGTAAAGGATCCTAAGAAGTCACTGGATTTCTATACAAGAGTTCTTGGAATGAC ACTGCTTCAAAAATTTGACTTTCCTCCTATGAAGTTCTCACTGTATTTCCTGGGTtatgaagataaaaatgataTCCCAAAAGATAAAGCTGAGAGAACATCTTGGACCTTTTCCAGAAAAGCTACACTTGAACTGACACA CAACTGGGGcactgaaaatgatgaaaagcagTCCTATCATAATGGCAATTCAGATCCTCGAGGATTTG GGCACATTGGAATTGCTGTCCCTGATGTCAATAAAGCTTGTAAGAGGTTTGAAGAACTAGGAGTGAAATTTGTGAAGAAACCAGATGATG gTAAAATGAAAGGACTTGCATTTGTTCAGGATCCTGATGGCTACTGGATTGAAATTTTGAATCCTAAACATATGGTGACTCTCACTTAG